In Miscanthus floridulus cultivar M001 chromosome 8, ASM1932011v1, whole genome shotgun sequence, the sequence gggtcgatgggctcgggaatGCCGCACAGAAGCATTGTCGCAACAGCGATGTTCttgctagcccgagcgaactatgggggatcgttcccctcgttcatcatgtcgtgttggacctggcGGGCTCGACCCCAGGCGTCGCCCACcgggtcatgcgcatggggcgcaacgtgccgcACAGAGCACATTGGCGCAGGCGGCGACTGTTTCTGCCACCGTTGTTGTAGTTCCTTGGCATGCTCCTGCGCAAACGCGAGGGCCCCGCAcgtgggtccagaggggtgtgagtctgcacagactccacaaccataggcggctgtcctagagcgtccaccatagcgcactcttaggacagacggtggctaggtgccacatcaacgatgctggagccgtcgctctcaccctcgtcattcaggagttcgtggaaagtgctaggagcatagctcgtcattcccacgaattcggatgtgagaggggatggcgccagcatcctttggagcccctgagcgcacGCATCCGCAGGGGACACGAggtcataggggaaccgatcgtacggtgttCGTGGTGCGGTCAatacggtccctccggataatcggtgggagatagtaaatagagagttaataacagtatgcatattactcacaacggggtttgagcagagagtttgcttggaatggagtgcagatgcctcatcgttgaagtcatcaTGCATCCCGGaaccgatggagggcgcccctccgacgggcgccggaacgagtgcctcctcgcggagatgtagtatgccgagccggtcggcttcaaagtccaggcttccgaagaggaaggcctaggatgactcgaagacgggtggaacccacataccaataggtgggagtgcgggaaactctagtgagccaaagcgagtcgtatcgcctgagcccatgatggtgaaggtggcagaaaagtgggccatccgatgaccaaaaagtgttgaacgtacaacatcttccccacggacggcgccaactgtcggtgcagaaagtgaccaacacgtaaatatttatagttttgccgtacgttgtgatcggaggtagcctagcactcaacgacacagggtttatactagtttaggcaatgtgccctacgtccagtttgagtcggtcggtaactttattcctgagcccaggtgctcgaagtttgcagtggggttacaaacaagaaggagaaagatggggggtacaagaggtctggtcggactctggttagagggaccgagagcgacaggagccctgctatgtgctaagtgttcgagcgtgtgctcgtggtttgaccCTAACGGTTCTGcagttgtgtactagtgaacttgatcgatctaatgaatccgAATGAATTTTTATGTTGGAacagagcgcatccccttttatagataaaggggatggccttaccagtgagagggagggagtacgctcactgctaagtcttgctgccctcgccggtgggtacaagacgatggtaggcgcccacaatactgttgaatgtcagatgcacgtgggagattACGTCGTCTTCTTTGgttatggcagacgtcggtgcctgccacactgttgatacctagagacATGCAagaggttttaccatgttcgcctggtatgattaatgccgacgcccacaacactgttgatgcccagaggcatgtggggggagccttaccgtatgggagttaatggcgcccacaatactgtaggggaaaatgtcagcgcctacaacactgcttggattCTGTTGTGCCAGGAGGGTCGTAGGGTACTGCTtggcaggtgtgcagggtacggtccctggtattgcggtttgacttgtgcgccctgccttattTTCTCCGTCCGTTCCTTGGTCCTTATCGAGcaggcgtcctcggtcggttggttccagtcggctctgatcgcgccagtcagagaagagtagtgagcaggggtttagcgcatccctggtcggagacgcaggtcagagtcagaagcggtgtttgggctaggccttctagtcggagaggccgtctggaGGCGAGCTGGAGACCGAAGCAAGCACTCCGGTtgaagaggcgggccggagtcggaagcgggcgccgttccttctcggccaggccttctggttggtgattggatcacccttctgacCTGTCATTTaggctcttgggccggcccaagagctaCGCGTTTGATCGCAGTGTTTGTCTGCTGGGCTGAACCTTTgcagggaagccggtccatgaaggACTCTGGGTTTATGAATCCGATACTTtgtattatctttcataatgacatATATGAGTAGGTTGAATGCAAATTTTTACTTTGTATTTAATTACAAATATGGACAATCTATAGAATCATTATGGTGTATTTTAAAGTATCTTTTATAATGGTAGATGCGGGTAATTTATAGATACAAAGTTAGACggctattttaaattatctttcataatagcaaatgtgggtaatttagatacaataTGAGGGGTTAATTTGAATTATATTTCAAAATGATAGATGTGGGTATTTTATATACAAATTATGGGGTAATGTTGAATTATTTTATATATTGGCAGAGGTGgttaatttagatgcaaaattaggGGTTACTTTATGTACTTTCATAATGGTAGATATGAGTAATTTCTTTATATGAATTACAATAGATCCAATGGTTATTATCCGCAATGATGATTAGAGTCTAGCAAATTAAAGTCTAGATGATTCTGATTATGGTGAGAAAAtctaggatttatcttttttcctaTCGCGTCTAGTGAGAATTAACGTGGTACTTCTattggggcctctaattagtaaggGACTTGCTAAAATTCGAATTTTAGCTTCATTTCAGGTGACGTTATTACATTTATTTTATGCTAAAATTATACCTTTAGTTTGTTGCAATTTATGTAGGCATAATGTGCATTTTTTTGGTTCTGAGAATAAAAAGCTGTTAGACAAAACCATAAACCCAACAAAATCTAATCTGTGTTGGCATAAAAATAATTAACGATTTACAATTGTTTCTGTAGTCAGACAAAGACAAAAATTCGATGTGTTATGatacaaagacaaataacaaattaTAAAAGTAACAATTTATTTGTACTATGTGGTTGTACAAGAGTGTTGCTTAAAATTTTCTTAAAATTCAGGACCTtgaaatataggagaagtgaACTAGTAGTAGTAAGATTCGTGTGGGTAATGTAAGAGCATCTTCACCAGATTTCTTATACTCTCTCTATCCCTTAAATAGGAAATATAACAGCCGCAACAAATCTGCTATCACATCTCATATCGCTAGGCCATgtttggcttaccccatattcggcttgttcggcttcttttttcagccggaacagtattttttagccagtttcagccaagtttcagaccagcgaacggggcccttTAGGAGATCTCATCAGTCTATCGCCATCTCTTCTAAAGAAAGGGAAAACCTCCTCTCCTAAATCAGGATGATGTTTTGGCAATCTGTTGGATCAACGGTGTCTTATATCCTAAAGTTACTTTTGAGAGATCTAGGTTATAGGGGCGAAGAAACAGAAGATCTGAAGGAGAGCAagaaatttttgaaaaaaaaaggagAGCAAGAGTGCTCCGGCAGCAGTAACGGCGCACATGGCAGCAGCTCAGTGCCATGAAAACCAGGAGACAAGAACTGCAGCAAAATCTATCTGAAATTTGTAGACGAAAACTTAACTAACATAAACAACAAAATTGATCCATTCCTTTATGTTACCTTCTTAGTTACATGTCACTGCATTGCATATTTTGTGTCCTCTCTCACAAACTAGGAGGAATGCTCTGTGCATTGTTGAACACGTTTTCTGGATCGACCTTAGCCTTGGCGCGAACCAGCCGATCAAAGTTATGCAAAAAATAACGTTGGCCCCAGGACGCCGCCGCCTTCTGGCCCACCATAGCGTTATACGAGTAGGACGCTCCAATGCCCGTGGGCTCCGTCCAGTTGTCGGTGCCCAAATCGAGGTCCACGTAGTTGACGTAGGCGCCTCGCGGGTTGCTCGACACGTGCGGCGCCATGAACGCGTAGAACGCCCGCAGCCACGCCATGAACTCCCCGCCACGGCGGCCGTTGTCCGCCGCCGTCCAGTCGATCGCGTACTGGATGCTGTACAGGTACCCGGCGCGGTGCGGGAACGGCGTCTCGGTGCTCCCGATCCGCGCCATGACCGCGCCGTAGGGGTTCAGCTGGACGGACCCCGTCGTCGGCGCCCTGGACATGTACCGGGCGATCTCCACCATGTGTTCCTTCGAGATCGGCCCCTGCGAGTAGTCGGACTTCCTCTTCGCGTACTCTCCCACCCCGATCTGCCGGTCCGTGAGCTCGGCGACGGACTTGAGCTCGGCGAACTTCGCCGCCGACTCGAGCCAGCTCACCTCGGATAGCTCCGACTCGGCGAGGCCCAGCTCCGGGTAGGTCTGGTTCAGCACCGACAAGGCCTGCTGCTTCGGCACGAGGAACTGGCCGGTGAACGTCATGTTCAGGTTACCCGGGAAGTAGATCCTCGTCGAGATGTAGAACTCGTCGGGCAGGTGCGGCCCAACGTACTGCCACTTGTGGATCAGCGGGGCAATGAGGTCGGCCGGGCCGGTCCGTTCGCCGCTGAACACGGTGATCTTGTCGGGGACCGGGACAAGCCGGAGCGTCCAGGAGTAGACCACGCCgaagctgccgccgccgccgccgcggatgGCCCAGAACACGTCGCCGTCCATGGTCGCACGGGTCAGCGTGTTGCCGCTCGGGTCGATGAGGGTGGCGTCCAAGACGTTGTCGGCGGCGAGCCCGAACTTCCGCGACAGCAGCCCGAAGCCGCCGCCGGAGATGATGCCGCCAAGGCCGACGGTCGAGCAGGTCCCGCCGGGGAACGCGAGGGTCCGGTTGGACCGCCCCACCGCGTAGTAGAGCTCGCCGAGCGTCGTGCCGGACTCGGCCCAGACCGTGGCCGAGCCGGGGTCAACGTGGACACGGTTCAggttggcgaggtcaatcaccaCGAAGGGCACGTGGTTCTCCGTCGTGTAGGAGAGGCCCTCGTAGCTGTGCCCGCCGCTGCGCACGCGGATCGCCAGCGAGGTGTTGCGCGCGCACACGACGGCGCGCTGGAGCTCCTGCTTGGACGCCGGGAACACCACGGCGGCCGGCTTGCCGACGCTGGGATTGTTCTCGAAGCGGAGGTACCTGATGGAGGAGCAGAGGAGCGGCGTGTAGCTTGGGGACGACGGGAGGGAGAAGTTGCTGACGCCGTTGGAGGTGAGGCAGGAGGATATGTcgtgcggcggcggtggggggcCGGCACCGGCGCCTCTGGCTGCAGTTGCAAAGAGATTGAGCGCAAGGACCGCTGCAGCCACCATGGTATGGATCATATCCATGATGGCAGCAGATACTCTGGTCGATCGATGCAGCAGGAGATGGATACATTTGGAATCATGGATGTGTATATAGTgcccgtgtgtgtgtgtgtgaagaaATGTGTATTTCGATGTTAAAGCTAATGCTAATTACTAGTGGTTTACGTTTATGAcccgttcgcttcactgaaaaaacaagccgaaacactgttctaaCTGATTTGTCGtgtgagaaaaacactgttctacctaaaaaaacaagctaaaaagtacgtATTATAAGCGAACTGATCGATGCAGCATGAGATGGATACATGCATGGATGTATACACTCCCTCTGTCCTCAATTAACTGTCGCAGGTGGTTTTCACGGCaaaaagtttgactcgatttatagaaattatgtgcaacatttatatctctaaataaatttattaaaaaactaaattcaaatatttgtctaatgatattaattatgtaccataaatattaatatttttatatatatatttaatcaaagttgtttctcggaaagtgaaaacgacagatatttagAAACGGATGGAGTATATAACAACGCCCCGAGTGTTAGTGTGTGTGTGAAGAAATATGTATTTAGATACTAATTAAAGCTAATGTTAATTAATAGCGGTTTGTGTTTATATGCCAAAGATACACCTAGATATCTACTCTCTCTGTCCCATAAAAAGAGTTATTTTCGCTTTTTAAGAAGTTAACTatctttaactttgaccaaatatatataacaaaATGTTAATATTTGtgttacataattagtatcattggataaacatttgaatatatttttataataaacttatttagagatagaaatgttgctaatattttctacaaatctagccaaatttaagaaagtttgaccagcacTGAATCCCATAGGAACTCTTTTTTATGTGACCGGAGGGAGTAATATCCAAATTGGCCTGATTGCATTAAGGTTGAAATTGATGCCTATGGACTCTGACTGAATCAGAACGTTTCCAAGATGCCATTTTTAATGGGGTTTAAATAAATCTGTTGCAGAATACACGGTAATAAATGCACTTCTCACTGAAGTGCAGAGGTAGTAATTTTACAAACTGTTTGGTTGACATATTTGTAACGTGATGGGTAATAGACGACGGTTAAATTATGTTTGTTTAAGTCCAGCCATAATCAGATATCACGATGGGACTGATACCAGCCTATTCAAACTTGTCACCGCTGGCACTCTCGAGTGCGAATCATTACCGTTGCCATTTACGTTACAGTTCATGAAGCAAACAGTTCGTTAGTGTGCTGTTTTCTCACCAAAATTTACTAGGATAATGTTTTGTGTACTCCTAAAGAAGCATGGATTGGCAGTAGACAGTGACGaacccagaaaaaaatttagaggGGGCTGAATAAAAGAATATAgacttttttatcttctcttaaccttagcccctcctacctaataatacatgtatgcataaaattttaagagaggaCTTAGGAAAACTTCATGTGCTCAGGATCGGtagggggggctgaagccccaCCGCTGGATTCGTCCATGGCAGTAGATGGATCCTTGCCTAGCttacaaaagagtgaattatATATGAATGCATTTGCTAACTCCAGTTTTAAAAATAATATCTTGTGATGGATACCATGGTATGGATCATATCCATGGTGGTAGACTGACTGATCGATGCAGCATGAGATGGATACATGGATGTAGCTataggaaaaaaaaacaaactcATTTATAAACCTTACCGGGCAGGTTTTGTAGATAATCGAAATCAACCACACCAAACTCGTCTAGTGGCAAGTTCAAATCAAACCCTGtccaaaaaagaagaaagaaaatgagaAACATTAGCACACGTTGTTGCTTTGAATATATAAAAAAGAACAAACGAACTGAGTACATTACCATATGTGGTGTGATCCTCCAATATTGCCTCATTGAGATCGAATGGAAGATTGTTGTCGTCATCTTCTTCTACACGAACGTTCAAATTGAATGGATTAGGTGGAGAAGAGGTAAGCCATGTCATTTAAGCAAGCAAGCAAGGAAGGCAAGGGAGGATGAAGCACTTGAAGCGTCGGACCTGCTGAGCATTTAAATAGATCAACCAAGGAACGAGGCGTCGGACCTGCTAAGCGAACATGCTGAGCGCACGCACAGTGGAAAAAACGAGCGCCAGTGCACTTAAACGCAAAAAAACGAACCAAACTAACGAGGCCAAACGCGCCTCATCGCGGCTGAACTCGCGCCAACGGCGAAAATCGAACGCTGGAACGCCTCCCTACCGCGAGTGCAAACGGCAAAATCACGCAGAAACCGCCCAAACGCAAGCGCCACGCCCAGCCGCAAACGCGAAAAAAACCGAGCCATGCAGCCAAAGCGCAAGCGCCACGCAGCAAATAGTGCCATGCAAAATCAAGCCATAGCAAAAAAAAAGGCATCCGTCAAGTTTTGAACTCGAGGCGCTGGACTTATGCCTCGATGCACTAACCGTCCGAGCTAAGGAACTTTCTCGTATGGAATGCACCCGTAACCCTATTTAATAGGGGCAGATAGGGAAAAATATcccctaattaatcactccttggtaagcacaatcatgtcctaaacgacttctaaatcctatacggagggagtatatataatgCTCATGTGTGTGTGTGAAGAAATATGTATTTAGATACTAAAGCTAATGCTAATTAATAGCGGTCTGCGTTTATATGCCAAAGGATGAACCGAGATATCTAAATTCCAAATTAGCCTGATAGCATTAAGGTTGTGAAATTGACTCAGAACGTTTCCAAGATGCCATTTTAATGGGTATTAAATCTGTTGCAAAATAATAAGTGCACTTCTCACAGAAGTGCAGAGGTAGTAATTTTTAGTGTGCTGTGCTGTTTAATTTCTCACAAAAATTTACTAGGGTAATGTTTTGTGTACTCCTAAAGAAGCATGGAATGGAAGTAGATGGATGCTTGCCTTACAAAAGAATGAACCCAAATGCTTCATTACGAGTGTGCACGCTCGCGTCGTGCGGCACGCACACCATCTGGGCCGTCCGATGTTGTCTGGGTTTGGGGTTTGGGGCGTCCGATGCACGGGTTTGTGGGAGAACAGTGGAAGCCAAAACAAATTGCAGATGAACtcacctgccgccgccgccaaagaagaagagaagaaggccgCGACGTTAAGGTTTGGGATTTCAGGGATTTCCATGTTCTCTGGGCTTAGAAGGAATCTTCTGGGGAGGATGCTggaccggcggtggtggtggtcgaGACGGCGGCGGAGGGCTGGGCGGCGGGGGAGCCACCCGCCGAGCAGTGGGAGCGGTAGGTTGGGCGATGCCGGCGGTGAGGGCGTCCATCGGAGAAGAAGGGGAGAAGCTTGAGATTAGCATGGTGGCGGTGGTAGAGGTGGTGGCTCGCGCCGGAGCCTGGGAGGTGCTGGAGGTAGGGGCACTCACGCCGGATCTAGAGGAGAATCTTGGGATTAGCATGGTagcggtggtggaggcggcgaCGCGTGCCGTCGGAGCCTGGGAGGTTGTGGAGGGGGGGGGGAAAGTCGCTCTGGATCTAGAGGTGAACCTTGGGATTAGCATGGCGGCGCACTGCTGGAGCCCGGGAGGTGGTGGAGGCGGGGGCCCTCGCGCCGGATCTAGAGCAGAAGCTTAGGTTAGGGTTGGGCATGGTcgagggtggcggcggaggcaaCGTGGATGTCACCAGAGCCGGGTGGGGGTGAGGTGGCAGCGGGGGAgcgcgagaggaagaagagaaggtgcACACGAGGAAGAAGGACGCGTTCGGGTGAAAGAGGAGGCGTGCGGGCGTAGCTTTCTACGCCTAGGCACACGGGTTGTAGTAAGGTCCAAGAATGAATTATATATGAATGCATTTACTAACtccatttttttaaaaagaatatCATTTATTGCATTCTACTAGCTAGACACTCTACAGTACATCACATGGATCCTCACTTTGATGGATAACATGGATCTCAATTCTTGTTGTCAACTGTGAGGAACTGAGGATGCATAATCTCAATGAATGGAAAGCAAGGATACCACTTATGCTATGGTAACGGTTTCACGGACTAGGATCACATTATTAATGTGCGATTGAACATGCATTTAGGGGAGTTTGTGACTTTTTCAATCTTTTCTTAATCACAAGTAGACAATAAACAAAATTGTTTTAGTTGTCACAACATGTATAGAAGTCTAATGGAATGACGTTCGTGCATTGTAGTTGTTGTACAATCATTTTATTTGGGCACTTTAATTGATGACAACCGTCACAAATGGTGTTTGTTTCTTGATTTCATTGTACCGTGTTCTACGCAACGGCCAACATTATGATCtctatgttgcatgtgttttgaaAGCGTTAATACGTTCTCCAACTTACATGTAAACTTTCTATTAGTGCCATAATATAAATTGCTACCATGCACTTAGTACCAAAAACATTTCATGAATTATTATATAGTTGGTTTCAACATGATAAGAAATTGTTGTTTGTGAGATTTTAGTTATTAGTAGCAACTTTGTTGAACATGACAATGAAAGAACAAGTTTCTAGAGAGAGACTATGTAGATTGTGTAACAATTTGTTCATATTCCATAACAACTTGTGTTGCACATCTAATACAACTTTTATGTAACAGCTTGTGTTTTTATATGTTGACGAAGCAACTTATTTATGCAGATATGGTGTAGCAAACTACTTTATATGTTTGGTAATTTGTAAATGAAATGTTAGCAATAAGTTATATTTAAAGTCAGGAAGCAATTTACATGGGAAATTTATTATCAACTTTTTAACATAAGCTAATAGTACCGATACACATAAGCTAATAGTACCGATACACATAAGTTGTTAGTGCAAATAAAATGActcaaaacatatataaaatactTGTTTTGAAGATCTGGACACGAGGAGCATAATGGCCCACAGAGAAATGGAAACACATATTAGATGAGAGAGTAATGGTCATTATACAATGTCAAATTGAATTGACTAGAAAATGTCAGCTACATGATGTCCACTATGGAGTCTTAACTACGATCATGTTAGGGGAGGGTGTGACCCTTTTGTCTTTTCCTAGTCACAAGTAGACAAAAAATATATTCTTTTTGAGGTTGACACAACACGCAATAGGGAAGTCAGGTAGAATATGACATTAGCACATTGCATTTGTTGTACAATTATTATTTGGGCATTTTAAGTGATGACAACTTTCATATGATGTCCGTTCTCGATTTCATTG encodes:
- the LOC136469132 gene encoding berberine bridge enzyme-like D-2; translation: MVAAAVLALNLFATAARGAGAGPPPPPHDISSCLTSNGVSNFSLPSSPSYTPLLCSSIRYLRFENNPSVGKPAAVVFPASKQELQRAVVCARNTSLAIRVRSGGHSYEGLSYTTENHVPFVVIDLANLNRVHVDPGSATVWAESGTTLGELYYAVGRSNRTLAFPGGTCSTVGLGGIISGGGFGLLSRKFGLAADNVLDATLIDPSGNTLTRATMDGDVFWAIRGGGGGSFGVVYSWTLRLVPVPDKITVFSGERTGPADLIAPLIHKWQYVGPHLPDEFYISTRIYFPGNLNMTFTGQFLVPKQQALSVLNQTYPELGLAESELSEVSWLESAAKFAELKSVAELTDRQIGVGEYAKRKSDYSQGPISKEHMVEIARYMSRAPTTGSVQLNPYGAVMARIGSTETPFPHRAGYLYSIQYAIDWTAADNGRRGGEFMAWLRAFYAFMAPHVSSNPRGAYVNYVDLDLGTDNWTEPTGIGASYSYNAMVGQKAAASWGQRYFLHNFDRLVRAKAKVDPENVFNNAQSIPPSL